The Lucilia cuprina isolate Lc7/37 chromosome 5, ASM2204524v1, whole genome shotgun sequence genome includes a window with the following:
- the LOC124420044 gene encoding protein ALP1-like — protein MLTLDSSDEEEEGEILENFRMNMLYLSVNRRSVHLGLPKSTAWNNKVLNYFDDNRFNQMVRLLPSEFAYILDLIKDDDVFNTKWRKTQFPIELQLKIVLFRLGDGGSVRKVASIFGIGDGGTIQKITKRVFKAILKLKNKFLYWPSETERMAIILKTQQELPGCIGYIDGSEIKLAEAPHKNHELYFSRKTQYAIKVQAVCDYKLSIRQVTIGYPGSVHDAKIFLHSPLAKHRRGIFLVPNGCPR, from the exons GGATTCTA GTGATGAGGAAGAAGAGGGTGAAATCCTGGAAAACTTTAGAATGAATATGCTTTATCTATCTGTTAACCGCCGAAGTGTCCACCTAGGATTGCCAAAATCAACAGCATGGAACAATAAAGTTCTAAACTATTTTGACGATAATAGATTTAATCAAATGGTTCGATTGCTTCCCTCGGAATTTGCCTACATCCTGGACTTAATTAAAGATGACGATGTATTCAACACAAAATGGCGCAAAACGCAATTTCCAATTGAGCTGCAGttgaaaattgtactttttcgcTTAGGTGATGGTGGATCTGTTCGCAAAGTTGCATCCATTTTTGGAATAGGTGATGGCGGCACAATACAGAAGATTACAAAACGTGTTTTTAAAGCTATATTgaagcttaaaaataaatttttgtattggcCAAGTGAAACCGAAAGAAtggcaataattttaaaaacacaacagGAATTGCCTGGATGTATTGGCTACATTGATGGCTCCGAAATAAAACTTGCCGAAGCTCCACACAAAAATCATGAGCTTtacttttcaagaaaaacgcaATATGCTATTAAAGTCCAAGCCGTGTGTGACTATAAATTGTCCATCAGGCAAGTTACAATCGGATATCCCGGAAGTGTTCATGacgctaaaatttttttacattctcCACTTGCAAAACACCGGAGAGGTATTTTTCTAGTTCCCAATGGCTGTCCGAGATAG